The following coding sequences are from one Eucalyptus grandis isolate ANBG69807.140 chromosome 11, ASM1654582v1, whole genome shotgun sequence window:
- the LOC120289780 gene encoding protodermal factor 1-like, translated as MAKQQGRSVGLFMCFCAMVAAQNLVVPVASEASFEENKNYYTPDPNIGTPPAVPRVSPPHRTSPPHGQGSTPPYHLTPTPPTQNCGNPPHVPTPSTPRRGGGGGGSRSYYNPPPSTPSGGSGGGSYYNPPPSTPSGGGRSYYNPPPSTPSGGGGGSYSNPPASGGTPPTPVIVSPPTTPIIIPGTPALPPFLRLHSIRTQIPSLGHARWWGTVGGTFGATSMPGFPSNLNLMQALSNTRTDGLGQLYREGTASLLNSMVNARFPLHHPAESCDGCEAEKLKLKPAAKAVKTSAKAMPGKKAVEKVAAAKVKKKPVKKPKSVKLLVKKAKKGVGVV; from the exons atggcGAAACAGCAAGGCCGGAGCGTCGGTCTCTTTATGTGCTTTTGCGCTATGGTGGCAGCTCAGAACTTGGTCGTTCCTGTGGCTAGTGAGGCCAGCTTTGAGGAAAATAAGAACTACTACACTCCTGACCCTAATATCGGCACTCCTCCTGCAg TTCCACGCGTCAGTCCACCACACAGGACTTCACCGCCGCACGGGCAAGGAAGCACGCCGCCCTACCATCTGACCCCCACACCGCCGACCCAAAACTGCGGAAACCCGCCGCATGTCCCGACCCCATCAACTCCTCGtcgtggtggcggcggcggtggcagtaGATCTTACTATAACCCGCCCCCATCAACTCCTAGTGGCGGCAGTGGAGGCGGATCTTACTATAACCCGCCCCCATCAACTCCTAGTGGCGGCGGCCGATCTTACTATAACCCGCCCCCATCAACTCCtagtggtggcggtggtggatCTTACTCTAATCCACCGGCTTCAGGTGGCACTCCACCGACTCCGGTGATTGTCTCCCCACCAACCACCCCCATTATTATTCCGGGCACCCCAGCGCTCCCACCATTCCTACGCCTCCATTCGATCCGAACTCAAATCCCTTCACTGGGACATGCAA GGTGGTGGGGCACCGTGGGCGGCACGTTCGGTGCCACCAGCATGCCCGGTTTCCCGTCGAACCTCAACTTGATGCAAGCACTCTCCAACACCCGCACGGACGGCCTGGGCCAGCTCTACAGAGAAGGAACAGCTTCGCTCCTCAACTCCATGGTCAACGCCCGGTTCCCTTTACACCACCCAGCAG AAAGCTGCGACGGGTGTGAAGCCGAGAAGCTGAAGTTGAAGCCCGCAGCAAAAGCAGTGAAGACTTCTGCAAAGGCGATGCCCGGGAAGAAAGCTGTCGAGAAGGTTGCCGCCGCGAAGGTGAAGAAGAAACCGGTGAAGAAGCCGAAAAGCGTGAAGCTGCTGGTGAAGAAGGCCAAGAAGGGGGTCGGTGTTGTGTAG
- the LOC104425033 gene encoding uncharacterized protein LOC104425033 produces MLKRGSRSKQWFGVCNLSVPALVTYAALVVLALVLFYWGGGKEPVPVPVPAHVKQRWDRFDSSVQFRPVVELRNGTDLISQIPDSPKAVLFIAHGCNGRAINFWDRSPTCQQCVGLPEERLLVLEGLSRKFAVLTVSSVGRCWTMGEERLIVRDIIRWWVGKNKLEKLPLVALGASSGGYFVSALATNLRFSSIVLMIAEGIFDQMDVREDYPPTLFVHMPKDTIRQQKIDEFMPDLKSKGIDVAAVECVEFPLSASTLADRIPGVDENVSAKLFELFRSKGFVDANGYMKRDGRAMRWKKALQENKNILLDRQLVNHVQEELNLAFAYHEMTSLQSEQIFKWFESHMS; encoded by the coding sequence ATGTTGAAGCGCGGGAGCAGATCGAAACAATGGTTTGGCGTTTGTAACTTGAGCGTTCCGGCTCTGGTTACGTATGCCGCACTGGTTGTTTTAGCTCTGGTTCTGTTCTACTGGGGTGGTGGTAAAGAGCCAGTGCCAGTGCCAGTGCCGGCGCATGTGAAGCAAAGATGGGATAGGTTCGACTCTTCGGTTCAGTTTCGCCCTGTTGTGGAGCTCAGGAATGGGACGGATTTGATATCGCAGATACCCGATTCTCCGAAAGCAGTGCTGTTTATAGCTCATGGGTGTAATGGCAGAGCTATCAATTTTTGGGACAGATCTCCTACTTGCCAGCAATGCGTTGGTTTGCCTGAAGAAAGACTACTTGTGCTTGAAGGTCTTTCTAGGAAATTCGCCGTTCTCACTGTCTCCAGCGTGGGAAGATGCTGGACAATGGGAGAGGAAAGGTTAATTGTTAGAGATATCATTCGATGGTGGGTTGGGAAGAACAAGCTCGAAAAACTTCCTCTTGTGGCTTTAGGGGCATCCTCTGGTGGTTACTTTGTTTCTGCCCTCGCAACAAATTTGAGGTTTAGTAGCATTGTGCTGATGATTGCGGAGGGGATATTTGATCAGATGGATGTACGAGAGGATTATCCGCCCACCCTATTTGTTCACATGCCCAAGGACACCATTAGACAGCAGAAGATAGATGAATTCATGCCAGATTTGAAGAGTAAGGGGATTGATGTTGCTGCAGTCGAATGTGTGGAGTTTCCTCTGTCAGCTAGTACTTTGGCTGATAGAATTCCTGGAGTAGATGAAAATGTCTCAGCCAAGTTATTTGAGCTGTTTCGTAGTAAGGGCTTTGTAGATGCAAATGGGTATATGAAGAGGGATGGGCGTGCTATGCGCTGGAAGAAGGCTCTTCAGGAGAATAAGAATATATTGCTGGATAGGCAACTGGTTAATCATGTCCAGGAGGAGTTGAAccttgcatttgcatatcatgaaATGACAAGCTTGCAGTCCGAGCAAATATTTAAGTGGTTTGAGTCTCACATGAGCTGA